ACATCTgggtgccagggctgggcagatgcagggagcccagctctgcagcagggcaccGTGCCCTTACAAACCCCTCTCTGCAGCAAGAGCTGCGATGGACGACATCTTCACGCAGTGCCGGGAGGGCAACGCGGTGGCTGTGCGCCTCTGGCTGGACAACACCGAGAACGACCTCAACCAGGGGTGAGCAGGGGAGACCTGTGCCGAGGCTGCCCAAGCCCAAGGGCGCTGGAGGAGCTCCAGACTTGTTTCCGCTCTGTGTCCAGGGGAGGGGGTGGGATTCAGCTCCTCCCCGTCGGGAGGAAGTTACCGCATCACAGAGGCATGAGGGCTGCACATCCTCCGTCCGCTTCCTCGgccactgctgctcccagccacaggctgggggtgctggggacacccccTCTGCCCCAGGGTGGCTGCTGTGTCTGGGTGACTGCGTCCCCCATCCCCGGCCAGGACCTTGTGCCAACCCTGCCCACGTTGCCCTGGggctctcctctcccagcacccgctgccccagcagctcctgcagggcccTGTGGCCCCAGGCACTGCCTGCCAGCTCAGTTAAGGCCCAGCGCAGCTGTCTGCCCTGCGCGCCAGAGGCCCCGCTTCCAGGCCACGGCAGCACCTCTGCTGAACTCCTGGGAAGAGGGGCCTTTCTGTGCCCTTGGGCTGTGTCTTGCAGCCCCTCCCAGCAGATCCCAGTCACGCATTCCAGATGGGGATGTACCTGTGGAGATGGGGTCTCTCACTGGGGCATTTGGGctccagctggctgtgctggggtaCCCCTGTCCTGTGGGACCAGGgattatggggggggggggggggggctgggtgCTCTGCCTTGCCGGAGCTGGTGACGGTGGGGATGCGGTGTCCCCGCCTGCCAGGCCCTAGTCTCCTTTTAAGGCCTGGCTGGCGCCTCCTCCCTTACTTGGCCAGGCATGGCTGCGAGCAGAtgggagggggtgggggtggaggcTGGGGGGCAGCCCTTGCCAGCCAGAATCATTTAGCCCTGAGGAAGATGGGACTTGGCTGGGGCCCTCCTGGGGacggggcagagcaggggctgtcCTGCTTGCAGCATGCTGCAGGCACGCAGGACAATGCCTTACCTGCCTGGTCAGGAACTCACAACCACGCACTGTGGCCACCTGACAGAACCCTTACTGCCCTCTCTTCAGGGATGACCATGGCTTCAGCCCCCTGCACTGGGCCTGCCGCGAGGGCCGCTCCAATGTGGTCGACATGCTCATCATGCGGGGAGCGCGCATCAACGTCATGAACCGTGGCGATGACACCCCACTGCACCTGGCTGCCAGCCACGGCCACCGCGACATTGTGCAGAAGGTACCGGCCTCCCCAGGCCCTGCCGTGcccctgtgctgccatccaTGCACCCGCTGGCACCTTGAGCAGCCTTCCCCACGAAGCCCCTGTCCAGCCTCAGCCCCCTCCTGGCAGCCGGGCTGTGCTGTGGTGGCATTGCTGCCCTGCCTCAGGACAAGGTgtggggtggaagggacctgcTCCAGGTTTACCAGCGCTGTCTTCGTATCCCCAGCTGATCCAGTTCAAAGCAGACATTAATGCTGTTAATGAGCATGGCAACACACCACTGCACTACGCCTGCTTCTGGGGACACGACCAGGTGGCAgaggtgagcagcagcacctggacACAGGCAGGAAGGAGTCCAGGGCAAGGAGGGGgcacagggagggagaggaggggtgAGGCAGGAGTCTGGGTGCGTAGGCAGAGGCTCAGAAGAGGACAGCGACAGCCTGTGCTCATTCTTTCCTCCCTCAGGACCTGGTGGGCAATGGGGCCTTGGTCAGCATTGCTAACAAATATGGTGAGACACCAACTGATAAAGCCAAGACACCGCTGCGGGAAGTCTTGAAAGGTAGGGGACTCCCACCCAGTCCCTAGGACCTGCctctggctcctgctgcagctcctgtgctcAGCACTAGCAGGCTCCTGCTTGTGCTGCCCAATGCCTCCTCCCTCTCCAGAGCGCGCCGAGAAGCTGGGCCAGAACCTGACCAAGATCCCCTACAAGGACACCTTTTGGAAGGGCACGACCCGCACACGGCCCCGTAAGGACAGAGCCTTCCCCAGCAGGGCGTGCTGCTTGGTGGGGTCACGGCCCTCTGTGGTAGGGCAGAcagggccgggggctgcagTTTCAACTTCATGTGGCTCGGGGAgactggggagggggaaatcccctcacagcaggagcagtgccTGGACCCTGCTGGTACGGCTGCCCTCTGTGGCCTGAGGGAGCGGCAGGAGGAAGGTCCCACAGCCATAGGCTGagcttctccttttcttacAGGAAACGGGACCCTCAACAAACTTGCTGGAATAGACTTCAAACAACTGAGCTTGAGCCAAAAACTCAATGAGAACCAGTCGGGAGAGGTACGTAGGCTGTTGCCTCCCTAGGACAGGCAgctgtgccccagcccctggctggcTGCATAGAGCAGAGCAAGGGCACAACTGCTCAGGGGGCTTCCAAGCCTGAGCACGGGGCCAGCCCACACAGAGGGCATCTGCCCAGGCTTCCTCACATACTTTGTCACACTCACTGCATATTGCTGTGGGTGTGTTGGTTCTAGGAGATCTGTGGGCCCCGCAGCCCTGCGTAAGGAACCAGCAGGTGCTCAGGGACCGCGTACCCCTCACAGTGACAGTGTCCAcctgtctccctgcagctgtgGAAAGGACGCTGGCAAGGCAACGACATTGTcatcaaaatgctgaaaatccGGGACTGGACAACTCGGAAGAGTCGAGACTTCAATGAGGAGTACCCGAAGCTGCGGTGAGTGACAGCATTGTTTCCCAAGCAGCCAAGGCCTTTGAGGGTGGGCATCATCCCCAGTGGGGCGGGAGATAGGCAGGAGCCCACCAGGCCCATGAGGTTCGAGAGAGCAGAGGCTGGTGGGTGGGAGGAGGCCCCAGGAAGATGGAGCAGGGCAAGGCAGGACCTGGGGGCGTGGGTAGCACCCCTGGTTTCAGGACTGTCACTTCTCTTGCAGGATCTTCTCTCACCCCAATGTGTTACCGGTGCTGGGAGCCTGCCAgtcccccccagcaccccacccCATTGTCATCAGCCATTGGATGCCCTATGGATCCCTCTACAATGTGTTACATGAGGGGACAAGTGAGTGCTGATGGGGGTGACAGAGCCGGGGTGGGGGCTAGTCCCACTGTCCTTGGGGAGCTGCTTCTCCATATGtttggggcagcagcaggggcccTTCCTGCTGCACCACCAGGGTGGGCATGGAGGAGTTCAGTCTGCAGCCTGCATGCCTTCCACGCACTCAGTCCAAGCACTGCCATTGCCGTTCCCTCCCTACACGTGCAGCACCCCTTCCTCAGTGACCCTGATGCCACCTTCCTCCCTGCAGACTTTGTGGTGGACCAGATGCAGGCGGTGAAATTTGCCTTTGACATTGCACGAGGCATGGCCTTCCTGCACACGCTGGAGCCTCTTATTCCACGCCACCACCTCAACAGCCGCAGCATCATGGTGAGTGCCAGTGCTGAACACCCCTGCAGACCGGGATGCGTGGGCTGCTATAaccctctctctttcctcagaTCGATGAGGACATGACTGCGAGAATCAGCATGGCTGATGTGAAGTTCTCCTTCCAATGCCCAGGGAGGATGTATGCACCAGCCTGGGTGGCACCAGAAGGTGAGTGCCAAGTAGTCAGGCCCCTCCTGATGCTTGCCCCCTTCCTCACCCCCTGTTCTGATGAGCCCCCTGTGCTGGACTCCCTGCAGCCTTGCAGAAGAAGCCTGAGGAAATTAACAGGCGCTCAGCTGACATGTGGAGCTTcgcagtgctgctgtgggagctggTGACCCGCGAGGTGCCATTTGCAGACTTGTCCAACATGGAGATAGGCATGAAGGTGAGGAAAGGGCTGGTTAAATTGCACCAGTCCAAACGAGATCAGTCAGAGCACAACTGGGCCTACAGCCaccagcagggatggggaggcaGGGCCCAATAGAGGCAAGCCTAGCAGCACCCTGTCCAGAGGTACCTGCATGACTGTCAAAGGCGGGGCCAGGTCTGAATTTCTgatcctgctctgccctgctttgCTTCCAGGTGGCACTGGAGGGGCTACGTCCAACCATCCCACCCGGCATCTCCCCACACATCTGTAAGCTGATGAAGATCTGCATGAATGAGGACCCAGCAAAGCGTCCAAAATTTGATATGATAGTGCCCATCCTGGAGAAGATGCAGGACAAGTAGAGGGAGGTGCCTCCCAGCCACCCAATGCTGCCATGCTCCCTTCCCCGCCACCCCCAAGTGCCTTCTTTAACCCCAGAGCCAAGGCGGAGCAGGGACTGCCCCCTCACCCTGAGCCAGCCACGGACACGGTACAGACAACGCTGCCTTCCCTGGAGCCACGCTGCAGGCTTCGGGCTCTGTAGCACCAGCCTGTGGCAGCACCTCCACCCTCCCTGGCAGCTGTGGGCAGACTGAGCAGGAGGCCTGGCCCAGGGCACTGAGTgcggctgggctctgctgcccacGAGGCCGGGCTGCATTGCAGAGCCACCCTGCCCTCCCCGGCCCAGAGCGGctcaccacccccccccccccagacaaCGCCCAGCCCTGGTGCTCGTCCCTAAGGACAGTGGGGTGAAGCTTGCCTGTTTGCGCCCAGCACCACCCCAGCTTCGCGCTTCACTTTTTATCATTTCCATCCAGGCCACATGGAAAAGCCACCAGCatctgaaataaacatttgttaTGAAAActggctgctgggagaggggTGCATACTTGTGCAGGCTGTTGTGAagtggggggggagggcagcATTGAGGCAAGGGTTGCCCAGCAGTCTGCAGAGCCCTaggccctgcagctgctcccatgtcaaacctcctctggtgctAGGGCAAGGCAAACGTGGGCCTGGCTACAGCTGCAGTAGCATCCATGCAGGTCCCTGAGCATTCCTCttaagaaagaagagaagcactagggagaaagaaatgaagagggTTAGGTACATCTATTCCCACCATGCCTAATTCTCTGCAGGGCCTTGGGGCAGGCTGAGCCCTCCAGGAAACATGCTGCTCGagtttctctgctttgtctcacagccagcagctctctgcatcGGCTTCCAAAGGGAGAGGACCAAATTCTGTTGGTGCAGTGAGAGAAGAAGCCTTTGCAGGCCAGCCAACACTGTTTCACTTAATGCAGGCAGGGCATTAGCACGTGGGCAGGAAACAGTAtgtctttacaaaaaaaaaaaaaaaaaaaaaagactaccgAGCTGTTTAATGGCACAGAAGCAACCCTAAAAAAGTTCCGAGACAATCCCTCAGTCTTTATGTGAAGTAATGTGGCTTTTTCACATTGATGCCATATTCCGCGAGTGCTGGTGTCAGGTCCTCCATGGTCAGTG
This portion of the Oxyura jamaicensis isolate SHBP4307 breed ruddy duck chromosome 1 unlocalized genomic scaffold, BPBGC_Ojam_1.0 oxy1_random_OJ70897, whole genome shotgun sequence genome encodes:
- the ILK gene encoding integrin-linked protein kinase, encoding MDDIFTQCREGNAVAVRLWLDNTENDLNQGDDHGFSPLHWACREGRSNVVDMLIMRGARINVMNRGDDTPLHLAASHGHRDIVQKLIQFKADINAVNEHGNTPLHYACFWGHDQVAEDLVGNGALVSIANKYGETPTDKAKTPLREVLKERAEKLGQNLTKIPYKDTFWKGTTRTRPRNGTLNKLAGIDFKQLSLSQKLNENQSGELWKGRWQGNDIVIKMLKIRDWTTRKSRDFNEEYPKLRIFSHPNVLPVLGACQSPPAPHPIVISHWMPYGSLYNVLHEGTNFVVDQMQAVKFAFDIARGMAFLHTLEPLIPRHHLNSRSIMIDEDMTARISMADVKFSFQCPGRMYAPAWVAPEALQKKPEEINRRSADMWSFAVLLWELVTREVPFADLSNMEIGMKVALEGLRPTIPPGISPHICKLMKICMNEDPAKRPKFDMIVPILEKMQDK